The Apium graveolens cultivar Ventura chromosome 6, ASM990537v1, whole genome shotgun sequence genome contains a region encoding:
- the LOC141668485 gene encoding uncharacterized protein LOC141668485 gives MKRVQAQLAPKLENDEPTSPRTQRALQHQTDIFVLAEARFPRKGKVNLHQQDTLVELLGARDALQLIKKQKVKESQSLVDVLNNIYLMMSEILNDVRQMVCSLPSREVKQSVLDKEVHKLATASLPDPSQQSMLNHYLRTASGLLGHILKNNDKIIVEMSRRPLSIVVRADFQFLPHQAPLR, from the exons ATGAAAAGGGTGCAAGCTCAATTGGCACCTAAGCTTGAGAATGATGAACCGACATCCCCTCGTACTCAAAGGGCACTTCAGCACCAGACAGATATTTTTGTGTTGGCGGAGGCAAGATTCCCAAGGAAGGGCAAGGTCAACCTTCATCAGCAAGACACCTTGGTAGAGCTTCTGGGAGCAAGGGATGCACTGCAGTTGATTAAAAAACAAAAAGTGAAAGAATCTCAATCTCTGGTGGATGTACTTAACAACATTTACTTGATGATGTCAGAAATCTTAAATGATGTGAGGCAGATGGTTTGTTCTTTACCTTCCCGTGAGGTGAAGCAATCGGTTCTCGACAAGGAGGTGCATAAATTAGCCACTGCTAGTCTTCCGGACCCGAGTCAGCAATCAATGCTCAACCACTATCTGCGGACTGCAAGCGGTTTGCTTGGTCATATCTTGAAGAACAATGACAAGATCATTGTAGAG atgtctagaagaccccTTTCCATCGTAGTCAGGGCAGATTTCCAGTTTCTTCCGcaccaggctcctctgaggtag